One Halosegnis longus DNA window includes the following coding sequences:
- the tpiA gene encoding triose-phosphate isomerase, translating into MFVLVNLKTYDCDAVAIAEAAAEVATDADARIAVAPQAVDLAAVAETGVETFAQHVSPNGHGSHTGSTLADAVAQYADGTLLNHSERRLRLADIDASIEAAHDAGLETVVCANNPEQIAAVTALGPDAVAVEPPELIGTGVSVASADPDIVEGAVAAAGDVDPSVDVFCGAGISTGDDVLAARDLDARGVLLASGVAKADDPRAALENLVAGL; encoded by the coding sequence ATGTTCGTTCTCGTCAATCTGAAGACGTACGACTGTGACGCCGTCGCCATCGCGGAGGCCGCCGCCGAGGTGGCCACAGACGCCGACGCTCGCATCGCCGTCGCACCGCAGGCCGTCGACCTCGCCGCCGTCGCCGAGACGGGCGTCGAGACGTTCGCGCAACACGTCTCCCCGAACGGCCACGGGAGCCACACCGGGTCGACCCTCGCCGACGCCGTCGCACAGTACGCCGACGGCACCCTATTGAACCACTCCGAGCGCCGCCTCCGACTCGCGGACATCGACGCGAGCATCGAAGCCGCCCACGACGCCGGCCTCGAAACCGTCGTCTGTGCGAACAATCCCGAACAGATAGCCGCCGTCACTGCGCTCGGCCCGGACGCGGTCGCCGTCGAACCGCCGGAACTCATCGGCACCGGCGTCTCGGTCGCCTCGGCCGATCCCGACATCGTCGAGGGTGCAGTCGCCGCCGCCGGCGACGTGGACCCGTCGGTCGACGTGTTCTGTGGAGCCGGCATCTCGACGGGCGACGACGTACTCGCCGCCCGCGACCTCGACGCTCGGGGCGTATTGCTCGCCTCCGGGGTCGCCAAGGCCGACGACCCGCGCGCTGCCCTCGAAAACCTCGTCGCTGGGTTATAG
- a CDS encoding MBL fold metallo-hydrolase, with protein sequence MQLRLVRHATLELDIDGTRFLVDPMLDPEGARPPIQNTPTDDRNPTAPFPSVDLDAVDAVVVTHLHEDHIDDTARDRIDGVPVFCQPEDTDDLEASFDDVRPVSGLVEFEDITIAATPARHGTGDLAEQMGPVTGFLFEGTETTYVAGDTVWYGPVGDVLTQHEPDTVVVNTGEAQFVEGDPITMSRAGVASVADITDGEVVAVHMESINHCLCTREDLREHLEDEGVENVTIPADGERV encoded by the coding sequence ATGCAGCTTCGACTCGTCCGCCACGCCACGCTCGAACTCGACATCGACGGGACGCGCTTTCTGGTCGACCCGATGCTCGACCCCGAAGGCGCGCGCCCGCCGATTCAGAACACGCCGACCGACGATCGGAACCCGACGGCTCCGTTCCCGTCGGTCGACCTCGATGCCGTTGACGCCGTCGTCGTCACCCACCTCCACGAGGACCACATCGACGACACGGCCCGCGACCGCATCGACGGCGTCCCGGTGTTCTGTCAACCCGAGGACACCGACGACCTCGAAGCAAGTTTCGACGACGTGCGACCTGTCTCCGGGCTCGTCGAGTTCGAGGACATCACCATCGCTGCCACGCCCGCCCGCCACGGCACGGGCGACCTCGCTGAGCAGATGGGGCCCGTCACCGGCTTCCTGTTCGAGGGCACGGAGACCACCTACGTCGCCGGCGACACCGTCTGGTACGGCCCGGTCGGCGACGTGCTCACCCAACACGAGCCCGACACCGTCGTCGTCAACACCGGCGAAGCGCAGTTCGTCGAGGGCGACCCGATTACGATGTCGCGTGCGGGGGTCGCGTCTGTCGCCGATATCACCGACGGCGAGGTCGTCGCCGTCCACATGGAGTCGATAAACCACTGTCTCTGTACCCGAGAGGACCTGCGCGAGCATCTCGAGGACGAGGGTGTCGAGAACGTCACCATCCCCGCCGACGGCGAGCGCGTCTGA
- a CDS encoding multiprotein bridging factor aMBF1 yields the protein MVQCEMCGSEVANPTTVKVEGAELDVCSDCTEFGTEVRQQSSSSSSSKYSTSSSSSSSSSSSSSSSTGSGGSGGQSRRRDMFDTMDQIATDYDDRIRNARESANLSQEELAKKLNEKASVIRKLERADIMPTDEVQEKLESELGISLTEGDSGDDDYEFEGGSSSGSYTLGDVVKRKD from the coding sequence ATGGTACAGTGTGAGATGTGCGGCAGTGAAGTCGCAAATCCGACGACGGTGAAGGTGGAGGGCGCGGAACTCGACGTGTGCAGCGACTGCACCGAGTTCGGCACCGAGGTGCGCCAGCAGTCCTCGTCCTCCTCGTCGAGCAAATACTCCACATCCTCGTCGTCGTCGTCCTCGTCGTCTTCGTCCTCCTCCAGTTCGACGGGGTCGGGCGGGTCGGGTGGCCAGAGCCGCCGCCGTGACATGTTCGACACGATGGACCAGATTGCGACGGACTACGACGACCGCATCCGGAACGCCCGCGAGTCCGCCAACCTCTCACAGGAGGAACTCGCCAAGAAGCTCAACGAGAAGGCGAGCGTCATCCGGAAGCTCGAACGAGCCGACATCATGCCGACAGACGAGGTCCAAGAGAAGTTGGAGTCCGAACTCGGCATCTCGCTCACGGAGGGCGACAGCGGCGACGACGACTACGAGTTCGAAGGCGGCTCCTCGTCGGGGTCCTACACGCTCGGTGACGTGGTCAAGCGGAAGGACTGA
- a CDS encoding AAA family ATPase, with translation MTDETVRLPVAAAKKREAGRGVARLPEPARSRLGVLSGDTVVIEGDRQAVAKVWPGTENDVVRIDADTRANAGVTVGDEVTVRRVTVSDANRVTLDVRGSVPGNAESLLKRSLLDRPLRAGDTVHLDAADIEARVTATDPDGVVMVTETTTLSVQGNETGEDAPSGSTDTEIPVSEEPADAATTTASGVAYEDIGGLDEELDLVREMVELPLSEPELFREVGVDPPKGVLLHGPPGTGKTLIARAVANEVNASFRVINGPEIVSKYKGDSEERLRTMFEEAADNQPAIIFIDELDAIGGERDEESDMENRLVAQLLTLLDGLESRGQVIVIGATNRVDAIDPALRRGGRFDREIEIGAPDETGRREILDVHTRAMALADDVNLDRLAARTHGFVGADVKTLTQEAAMAALRDRENRDELRVNRGDFDDALAAVDPSAMREYVAETPTVDFSDVGGLDEAKTTLREAVEWPVQYAPLFEAANTEPASGVLLYGPPGTGKTLLARALAGETAVNFIRVAGPELLDRYVGESEKAVREVFDRARQAAPSIVFLDEIDALAGMRGGGDSEVTERVVSQLLTEMDNAASNPRLAVLAATNRQGALDEALLRPGRLETHIEVPNPDEDARRAILGVHTDDKPLADDVDLDALATSTEGFSGAELASLVREASMHAIRAVADGRTPAEANEHTDEVVLTADGFEHALTRVTTDE, from the coding sequence ATGACTGACGAGACGGTGCGGCTCCCGGTGGCCGCCGCGAAGAAGCGCGAAGCCGGCCGCGGCGTCGCCCGACTCCCCGAGCCGGCGCGGTCGCGACTCGGCGTCCTCTCGGGGGATACGGTCGTCATCGAGGGTGACCGACAGGCCGTCGCGAAGGTGTGGCCCGGCACCGAAAACGACGTGGTGCGAATCGACGCCGACACCCGCGCCAACGCCGGCGTCACCGTCGGCGACGAGGTGACGGTTCGCCGCGTCACCGTCAGCGACGCGAACCGCGTCACCCTCGACGTGCGCGGCTCGGTCCCCGGCAACGCCGAATCGCTCCTCAAGCGGTCGCTGTTGGACCGCCCCCTGCGCGCCGGCGATACGGTCCATCTCGACGCCGCCGACATCGAGGCGCGCGTCACCGCCACCGACCCGGACGGCGTCGTGATGGTGACGGAGACGACGACACTCTCCGTTCAGGGGAACGAGACCGGTGAGGACGCGCCGTCCGGCTCGACCGACACCGAGATACCCGTCTCCGAGGAGCCAGCAGACGCCGCCACGACGACCGCCTCCGGCGTCGCCTACGAGGACATCGGCGGGCTGGACGAGGAACTCGATTTGGTTCGCGAGATGGTCGAGCTTCCCCTCTCGGAGCCGGAGCTGTTCCGCGAGGTCGGCGTCGACCCACCGAAGGGCGTCCTGCTGCACGGGCCGCCGGGCACGGGGAAGACCCTCATCGCCCGCGCCGTCGCCAACGAGGTGAACGCCAGCTTCCGGGTCATCAACGGCCCGGAAATCGTCTCCAAGTACAAGGGCGACAGCGAGGAACGGCTCCGGACGATGTTCGAGGAGGCCGCCGACAATCAGCCGGCCATCATCTTCATCGACGAACTCGACGCCATCGGCGGCGAGCGCGACGAGGAAAGCGACATGGAGAATCGGCTGGTCGCGCAACTGCTCACTCTCCTCGACGGTCTGGAATCCCGGGGGCAGGTCATCGTCATCGGCGCGACGAACCGGGTCGACGCTATCGACCCCGCGCTCCGTCGCGGCGGCAGATTCGACCGCGAAATCGAAATCGGTGCCCCCGACGAGACCGGTCGCCGCGAGATTCTCGACGTGCACACGCGGGCGATGGCGCTTGCCGACGACGTGAACCTGGACCGCCTCGCGGCCCGCACCCACGGCTTCGTCGGCGCGGACGTGAAGACGCTCACGCAGGAGGCGGCGATGGCCGCCCTCCGCGACCGCGAGAACCGCGACGAACTCCGGGTGAACCGGGGCGACTTCGACGACGCGCTGGCGGCCGTCGACCCCTCGGCCATGCGCGAGTACGTCGCCGAGACGCCGACCGTCGACTTCAGCGACGTGGGCGGACTCGACGAGGCCAAGACTACCCTCCGCGAGGCCGTCGAGTGGCCCGTCCAGTACGCCCCGCTGTTCGAGGCGGCGAACACCGAGCCGGCCTCCGGTGTCCTGTTGTACGGGCCGCCGGGAACCGGAAAGACACTGCTCGCGCGGGCACTCGCCGGCGAGACGGCGGTGAACTTCATTCGGGTCGCCGGTCCCGAACTGCTGGACCGCTACGTCGGTGAGTCGGAGAAGGCCGTCCGTGAGGTGTTCGACCGGGCGCGACAGGCGGCCCCTTCTATCGTCTTCCTCGATGAAATCGACGCGCTCGCGGGGATGCGCGGCGGGGGCGACTCCGAGGTGACGGAACGCGTCGTCTCGCAACTGCTGACGGAGATGGACAACGCCGCCTCGAATCCGCGGCTCGCGGTGCTTGCGGCGACGAACCGGCAGGGCGCGCTGGACGAGGCGCTCCTCCGGCCGGGGCGACTGGAGACCCACATCGAGGTTCCCAATCCCGACGAGGACGCCCGCCGTGCAATCCTGGGCGTGCACACCGACGACAAGCCGCTCGCCGACGACGTGGACCTGGACGCGCTGGCGACGAGCACGGAGGGGTTTTCGGGCGCGGAACTCGCCTCCCTCGTGCGCGAGGCGTCGATGCACGCGATCCGGGCCGTCGCGGACGGTCGCACCCCGGCGGAGGCGAACGAACACACCGACGAGGTGGTGTTGACGGCCGACGGGTTCGAGCACGCCCTGACTCGCGTGACGACCGACGAGTAG
- a CDS encoding DUF7508 domain-containing protein: protein MPLPTAWSDLTRATIGSAPDRYGVIEFGTDGEIEAIEAGMIRDVLKEALTYGDHEQVRWKAAEHREHAERLASEHRDRLSP, encoded by the coding sequence ATGCCCCTCCCGACTGCGTGGTCGGACCTGACGCGCGCGACCATCGGGAGCGCTCCCGACCGCTACGGCGTCATCGAGTTCGGCACCGACGGCGAAATCGAGGCAATCGAGGCTGGAATGATTCGTGACGTATTGAAGGAAGCACTCACCTACGGCGACCACGAGCAGGTCCGCTGGAAGGCGGCCGAGCACCGCGAACACGCCGAGCGACTCGCCAGCGAACACCGCGACCGGCTGTCGCCGTGA
- a CDS encoding DUF5796 family protein has protein sequence MSFRSDIAPELIDISLEPEGVEVTYADGRSVFYHGVPTKVEETVTTAPGKDVHVLVTDPSEEEGVMLYVNDRATDDDILRATGVGRVIIDRDETESIFPGVEATNAGYRTEISADPETARGRVFVFAEDELGEESYEIVGEE, from the coding sequence ATGAGCTTCCGCAGCGACATCGCCCCCGAACTCATCGACATCTCGCTGGAGCCGGAGGGCGTCGAGGTGACCTACGCCGACGGCCGGAGCGTCTTCTATCACGGCGTCCCGACGAAGGTGGAAGAGACGGTCACCACCGCACCGGGCAAGGACGTGCACGTCCTCGTCACCGACCCCTCGGAGGAGGAGGGCGTCATGCTGTACGTGAACGACCGCGCGACCGACGACGACATCCTCCGGGCGACGGGCGTGGGTCGGGTCATCATCGACCGCGACGAGACGGAGTCCATCTTCCCCGGCGTGGAGGCGACGAACGCCGGCTACCGCACCGAAATCTCCGCCGACCCCGAGACCGCCCGCGGGCGCGTCTTCGTCTTCGCGGAGGACGAGCTCGGCGAGGAGAGCTACGAAATCGTCGGGGAGGAGTGA
- a CDS encoding shikimate kinase: protein MRATARAPAAGTVLNALATGHGSAFAIDEYVHATVELDGAGEVTGEVADEPDADTTLIEACVETVAREHDREVGGHVRTETAIPMAGGLKSSSAAANATVLATLDALGVEMDREDACRLGVQAARGAGVTITGAFDDASASMLGGVTVTDNTSDELLAREEPEWHVAVFTPDERAYSADADVARCKRIAGTARVVEELALDSRYGEAMTVNGFAYCGALHFDTEPMLDALPDVHGVSLSGTGPSYVAVGTREQMEQTQTTWAEYEGTTWLTTTQQAGAQLT, encoded by the coding sequence ATGCGAGCCACCGCACGGGCGCCCGCGGCGGGGACGGTCCTCAACGCGCTCGCCACCGGCCACGGCAGCGCGTTCGCCATCGACGAGTACGTCCACGCGACGGTCGAACTCGACGGCGCGGGCGAGGTGACGGGCGAGGTGGCCGACGAACCCGACGCGGACACGACGCTCATCGAGGCGTGCGTCGAGACGGTCGCGCGCGAGCACGACCGCGAGGTGGGCGGCCACGTCCGCACGGAGACGGCGATTCCGATGGCCGGCGGGCTGAAGTCCTCGTCGGCGGCGGCGAACGCGACGGTTCTCGCGACGCTCGACGCGCTCGGCGTCGAGATGGACCGGGAGGATGCCTGCCGACTCGGGGTGCAGGCGGCCCGCGGGGCCGGCGTGACGATTACGGGCGCGTTCGACGACGCCAGCGCGTCGATGCTCGGTGGCGTGACCGTGACGGACAACACGAGCGACGAACTGCTGGCCCGCGAGGAGCCGGAGTGGCACGTCGCGGTCTTCACTCCCGACGAGCGGGCCTACTCCGCCGACGCCGACGTGGCGCGGTGTAAACGCATCGCCGGCACCGCACGGGTGGTCGAGGAGTTAGCGCTCGATTCCCGCTACGGCGAGGCGATGACGGTCAACGGGTTCGCCTACTGTGGCGCACTGCACTTCGACACCGAGCCGATGCTCGACGCGCTGCCTGACGTACACGGTGTCTCGCTCTCGGGGACGGGACCGAGCTACGTCGCGGTCGGCACGCGCGAGCAGATGGAACAGACGCAGACGACGTGGGCAGAATACGAGGGAACAACATGGCTGACGACAACACAACAGGCGGGAGCACAGCTGACATGA
- a CDS encoding chorismate mutase, producing MADDNTTGGSTADMNVEEMELDELREEIRSIDHEIVQLIAQRTYVAESIAAVKREHDIPTTDETQEQAVMDRAGENAKQFDVDSNLVKAVFRLLIELNKVEQRSNR from the coding sequence ATGGCTGACGACAACACAACAGGCGGGAGCACAGCTGACATGAACGTCGAAGAGATGGAACTGGACGAACTGCGCGAGGAGATCCGGAGTATCGACCACGAAATCGTCCAGCTCATCGCCCAACGCACCTACGTCGCGGAGTCCATCGCGGCGGTCAAACGGGAACACGACATCCCGACGACCGACGAGACGCAAGAGCAGGCGGTGATGGACCGCGCCGGCGAGAACGCAAAGCAGTTCGACGTGGACTCGAATCTCGTGAAGGCGGTGTTCCGACTGCTCATCGAGCTGAACAAAGTGGAGCAAAGGAGCAATCGGTAG
- a CDS encoding DUF4397 domain-containing protein produces MDSELPPNSSARIRAVHASPDAPAVDITLASNGNAVFDGVAYGESGYATVPAGDYTLDIRGDTENNDGEVVASYDVSLSGGEVYSAFAVGYLSPDNEPADTNFALVVSPDTMQSTGSSGGGSGSSGVSY; encoded by the coding sequence GTGGATTCGGAACTCCCGCCGAACTCCAGCGCCCGGATTCGAGCAGTGCACGCGTCGCCAGATGCCCCTGCGGTTGATATCACGCTCGCCTCCAACGGCAATGCAGTGTTTGACGGCGTGGCATACGGCGAGTCCGGGTACGCGACGGTCCCTGCTGGCGACTACACACTCGACATTCGTGGCGATACCGAGAACAACGACGGAGAGGTCGTCGCAAGCTACGATGTGAGCCTCAGCGGTGGCGAAGTATACTCGGCATTCGCTGTTGGCTACCTGTCACCGGATAATGAACCGGCTGACACCAACTTCGCCTTAGTCGTCAGCCCAGACACGATGCAATCGACCGGCTCTTCCGGAGGCGGTTCTGGTAGTTCCGGCGTAAGCTACTGA
- a CDS encoding PAS domain S-box protein, with protein sequence MAGSVRVLHIDDEPDFASLTSNFLERECDYFDVVTETRATDGLERIRNGDLDCIVSDHDMPSMTGIELLELVRDEYPDLPFILFTGKGSEEVASDAISAGVTDYLQKESGTDQYAILANRIENAVERQQSQEAVKEQKRRLETIINNVPGLIYRCQNEPGWPMSEVAGECEKLVGYSPDTIESGAVSWGEDVIHPNDRAKVWDDVQGAIEDGEPFELTYRIKTEDGQIKWVWERGRNVTDSDGEIIALEGFITDITESKRRERRFEAIFNNTYQLTGLLQPDGTVIEANEAALSFAGVERDEVVGMPLWEAEWFQSGQQARDVVREAVETARDGELFRDEIKIQGTDGEAFIDFSVRPITNDDGDVTLLIPEGRNISELKQREQSLREQEHQFEAVFNDPNLLVGLLDTDGTVKDVNEKALEYVDVSREDIVGDPFWETPWWTEDYRAAIKQWVAEAADGEYVEYEADHPTEDGGKATVEGNFRPVMDDDGAVSRIIVSAKDVTQRRRRERELKRRNEQFDEFASFVSHDLQSPISTVQGRLELALQTGEMEHVRKAAEAIDRVDELRDDFVTTLRTGEIVSETERIELASIIDDVWTAVDPPQTASVTVEEGTQIEADTDALQRVLENLVGNSIEHGPDDVVIQMGEFESGFYYEDSGPGIDPELRDRIFTPGFSTKNGQEGIGMGMASVRQIVLAHGWAIRIKDGADLDGVRFEITNS encoded by the coding sequence ATGGCTGGCTCTGTTCGAGTTCTTCATATTGATGATGAGCCGGATTTTGCGAGTCTGACGTCCAATTTTCTAGAACGCGAGTGTGACTACTTTGACGTGGTCACTGAAACGCGAGCAACAGACGGGCTTGAACGGATTCGGAACGGAGATCTCGATTGTATCGTCTCAGACCACGACATGCCCTCAATGACAGGGATCGAGTTGCTCGAATTAGTCCGTGACGAGTATCCCGACTTGCCCTTTATCCTCTTTACTGGCAAGGGCTCTGAGGAAGTCGCAAGCGATGCTATCTCGGCAGGTGTCACGGATTACCTGCAAAAAGAGAGTGGCACTGACCAGTACGCAATACTCGCGAATCGTATCGAAAACGCTGTTGAACGCCAGCAGTCACAAGAAGCTGTCAAAGAGCAGAAGCGTCGGCTCGAAACAATCATAAATAACGTTCCCGGGCTGATTTATCGATGTCAAAACGAACCGGGGTGGCCGATGAGCGAGGTCGCCGGCGAGTGCGAAAAGCTCGTTGGGTACTCTCCTGACACAATCGAATCGGGGGCTGTCTCATGGGGTGAAGACGTGATTCATCCAAACGACCGGGCAAAAGTCTGGGATGACGTTCAGGGGGCAATTGAAGATGGCGAGCCGTTCGAGCTAACGTATCGGATCAAAACAGAAGACGGCCAGATAAAATGGGTGTGGGAGCGTGGCCGAAACGTCACGGATTCCGATGGCGAGATTATCGCGCTTGAGGGGTTCATCACGGACATTACAGAATCCAAACGTCGTGAGCGTCGCTTCGAGGCTATCTTCAACAACACCTATCAGTTGACGGGTCTCCTCCAACCAGACGGAACGGTCATCGAAGCTAACGAGGCGGCACTCTCGTTCGCAGGCGTCGAACGTGACGAGGTCGTTGGGATGCCACTGTGGGAAGCAGAGTGGTTCCAATCAGGCCAGCAAGCTCGGGATGTGGTTCGCGAGGCAGTCGAAACAGCACGAGACGGTGAGCTGTTCCGCGATGAGATTAAGATTCAAGGGACTGACGGAGAAGCTTTCATCGACTTCTCCGTTCGACCGATAACCAACGACGACGGCGATGTCACATTACTTATTCCAGAAGGACGGAATATCTCCGAATTGAAGCAGCGTGAACAGAGTTTGCGCGAACAGGAACACCAATTTGAGGCGGTTTTTAACGACCCAAACCTCCTCGTCGGTCTTCTTGACACCGATGGTACGGTCAAGGACGTAAACGAGAAAGCGCTCGAATACGTCGACGTCTCACGAGAAGATATCGTCGGCGACCCGTTCTGGGAAACGCCATGGTGGACTGAAGATTATCGAGCAGCGATCAAACAGTGGGTTGCTGAAGCTGCCGACGGCGAGTACGTCGAGTACGAGGCCGACCATCCGACAGAAGACGGCGGAAAGGCCACTGTCGAAGGGAATTTCCGGCCAGTTATGGACGATGATGGGGCAGTCTCTCGTATTATCGTCTCTGCAAAGGATGTAACACAACGACGGCGCCGAGAACGCGAATTGAAGCGACGCAACGAGCAGTTCGATGAATTCGCAAGCTTCGTTTCACATGACCTCCAAAGCCCGATTTCGACAGTCCAGGGACGCTTGGAATTGGCTCTCCAAACGGGGGAGATGGAGCACGTGAGAAAGGCCGCTGAAGCGATCGACCGCGTTGACGAGTTACGCGATGATTTCGTGACGACGCTTCGAACGGGAGAAATCGTTTCGGAGACGGAACGCATCGAGTTAGCATCCATAATCGATGACGTTTGGACTGCCGTCGATCCGCCACAGACGGCCTCGGTAACGGTGGAAGAAGGAACACAGATTGAGGCTGATACCGATGCACTCCAGCGGGTGCTCGAGAACCTCGTGGGCAATTCAATCGAACATGGGCCCGACGACGTTGTGATTCAGATGGGAGAGTTCGAATCCGGGTTCTATTACGAGGATAGCGGCCCCGGTATTGATCCGGAACTCCGGGACCGAATTTTTACACCGGGGTTCTCGACAAAGAACGGTCAAGAAGGTATCGGGATGGGGATGGCGAGTGTTCGTCAGATCGTGCTCGCCCACGGGTGGGCGATTCGTATCAAAGACGGTGCGGACCTCGATGGAGTCCGATTCGAGATCACCAACTCGTAG
- a CDS encoding carotenoid oxygenase family protein, with protein MTDPADYRAGLRTQHEEVDDKALPVDGAFPDWLSGDLISNGPGQFEAGDTALRHWFDPFAMLRRFRITDGTVTYTNRFVESRDYAFARDEGGVRTPFPGTPPDRPLRTRLRQVLDGTFPDNPVIGVQRFGDEYAAITESPTALTFDPDTLETTGRIDLTAGLDSDLTLAHVHYDGDEDAFYNIGVEYGRDTVYTLFKRPGNGGEPTALTRLRFDEAPYIHSFAVTDRYAVVTVNAFGLDTGQLLKGTVTRETFLDAFRPLDAPLRFVVLDRSTGEHVTTASAPPAFVYHHANAYERDGEIVVDLVAFDDERAVTGLALSNLRSDTPDLPRGDLRRYSVALSDGEVASETLYQGPVEFPTINYRAVNGRHYRYVYLAETDGSSSLPTGITKVDVEAGTVRQWRESGTHPGEPLFVPSPDTDDEDDGIILSVVLNPEADRSQLVCLDATTLSELGRAHLPHRLPFGFHGQFYGPGAPGRSMA; from the coding sequence ATGACAGACCCCGCTGATTACCGCGCCGGCCTCCGCACACAACACGAGGAGGTCGACGACAAGGCGCTCCCAGTCGATGGGGCCTTTCCGGACTGGCTGTCCGGTGACCTGATTAGCAACGGACCGGGACAGTTCGAGGCCGGCGACACGGCGCTGCGCCACTGGTTCGACCCGTTCGCGATGCTCCGCCGCTTCCGGATCACCGACGGCACCGTGACATACACCAACCGATTCGTCGAGAGCCGTGACTACGCGTTCGCGCGCGACGAGGGCGGCGTTCGGACCCCGTTTCCGGGAACGCCGCCCGACCGGCCGCTCAGAACGCGGCTCCGACAGGTCCTCGACGGGACCTTCCCGGACAACCCCGTTATCGGCGTCCAGCGGTTCGGCGACGAGTACGCGGCAATCACCGAATCACCGACGGCGCTGACGTTCGATCCCGACACGCTCGAAACGACCGGCCGGATCGACCTCACCGCGGGACTCGACAGCGACCTGACGCTCGCGCACGTCCACTACGACGGCGACGAGGATGCTTTCTACAATATAGGCGTCGAGTACGGCCGCGACACCGTGTACACGCTATTCAAGCGCCCGGGGAACGGCGGCGAACCGACCGCGCTGACGCGACTGCGCTTCGATGAGGCGCCGTACATTCACTCATTTGCCGTAACCGACCGATACGCCGTAGTCACGGTGAACGCGTTCGGGCTCGACACTGGCCAGCTGCTCAAGGGGACGGTGACGAGGGAGACGTTCCTTGATGCGTTCCGGCCGCTCGACGCGCCGTTGCGGTTCGTCGTTCTCGACCGGTCGACTGGAGAGCACGTAACGACCGCGTCGGCGCCGCCGGCGTTCGTCTACCATCATGCGAACGCATACGAGCGCGACGGGGAGATCGTCGTCGATTTGGTGGCCTTCGACGACGAGCGGGCGGTCACCGGACTCGCGCTCTCGAACCTCCGGAGCGACACCCCCGACCTGCCTCGCGGCGACCTGCGCCGGTACAGCGTCGCGCTGTCCGATGGCGAGGTCGCATCGGAGACGCTGTATCAGGGGCCCGTCGAGTTCCCGACGATCAACTACCGGGCGGTGAACGGCCGGCACTACCGGTATGTCTATCTCGCTGAGACGGACGGCAGCTCAAGTCTCCCGACGGGCATCACAAAGGTCGATGTCGAGGCGGGGACCGTCCGGCAGTGGCGCGAATCGGGCACCCACCCAGGCGAGCCGCTGTTCGTGCCGTCGCCGGACACGGACGACGAGGATGACGGCATCATTCTCTCGGTCGTGTTGAACCCCGAAGCCGACCGCTCTCAGCTCGTCTGTCTGGATGCCACTACGCTGAGCGAGCTGGGCCGAGCACATCTTCCCCACCGGCTCCCCTTCGGATTCCACGGGCAGTTCTACGGGCCCGGCGCTCCGGGGCGGAGCATGGCCTGA